From the genome of Ectobacillus sp. JY-23, one region includes:
- a CDS encoding nucleoside recognition domain-containing protein, whose product MQRNHIGSFDSIVEKAKALNKEDIRDNLVVGIYQSSRELCLDAVTYTNKSKLERSEKLDKLFTSPIWGFPIMLGILSIIFYITIAGANIPSSMIADGFSWAEGHITYMFKALHAPDWLHGILVLGLFRGTGWVISVMLPPMAIFFPVFALLENYGYLPRVAFNMDRLFKKAGAHGKQSLTMAMGFGCNAAAIMSTRIIESPRERMLAILTNNFVPCNGRWPTLILLASLFMAAGFTGGIRTFVTAAVVVGMVVIGIAVTLLVSFILSKTALKGVPTHYTLELPPYRKPKIWETVVRATLDKSLFVLKRAVLVAAPAAVLTWILANVYVTDKSILMHFVQFLDPFAKLLGLDGYILAAFIIGLPANEIVVPVLLMAYLSTGSLTELESMTELKKLFLANGWTWLTALNMMLFSLLHFPCGTTLFNIYKETKSKKWTLLSFAIPTAIAIGVTFVIAQLVYFFNLV is encoded by the coding sequence ATGCAAAGAAACCACATCGGTTCATTCGACTCTATAGTAGAAAAAGCAAAAGCTTTAAACAAGGAAGACATCCGTGACAATCTTGTAGTTGGGATCTATCAATCCTCCAGGGAGTTATGCCTTGATGCTGTAACGTATACAAACAAAAGCAAATTGGAGCGCTCTGAAAAGTTAGATAAGCTGTTTACATCTCCTATCTGGGGCTTTCCAATTATGCTTGGTATTTTATCTATCATTTTTTATATTACTATTGCCGGCGCTAATATTCCGTCCTCAATGATTGCTGACGGATTCAGTTGGGCTGAGGGACATATAACATATATGTTTAAAGCTCTGCATGCCCCGGATTGGTTACACGGTATTCTAGTTCTCGGTTTATTCAGGGGAACAGGGTGGGTCATCAGTGTCATGCTCCCTCCTATGGCGATTTTCTTTCCGGTATTCGCATTATTAGAGAACTACGGTTATTTACCACGCGTTGCTTTTAATATGGATCGCTTATTTAAAAAGGCAGGTGCACACGGTAAACAATCTTTAACGATGGCGATGGGGTTTGGGTGTAATGCCGCCGCTATCATGTCTACCAGAATTATAGAATCGCCGCGCGAACGTATGCTTGCAATTTTAACAAATAACTTTGTACCTTGTAACGGAAGATGGCCAACACTTATTTTATTAGCTTCTTTATTTATGGCTGCTGGCTTCACAGGAGGAATTCGCACTTTTGTAACGGCGGCTGTTGTAGTCGGAATGGTAGTCATCGGTATTGCAGTAACATTACTCGTATCATTTATACTTTCAAAAACGGCGCTCAAAGGAGTACCTACCCACTACACATTGGAGCTTCCTCCATATCGAAAACCAAAGATTTGGGAAACCGTTGTACGGGCGACATTGGATAAATCGCTGTTTGTGTTGAAACGAGCGGTATTAGTTGCTGCACCAGCTGCTGTACTTACATGGATTTTAGCTAATGTGTATGTCACAGATAAAAGTATTCTCATGCATTTTGTCCAATTTCTTGATCCATTCGCTAAACTCCTTGGTCTCGATGGCTATATTTTAGCTGCATTTATTATCGGACTGCCCGCAAATGAAATTGTAGTTCCTGTATTACTGATGGCTTATTTGTCCACCGGTTCTTTAACTGAGTTGGAAAGCATGACTGAGTTGAAAAAACTCTTCCTAGCAAACGGTTGGACTTGGTTGACTGCTTTAAATATGATGCTGTTCTCGTTGCTCCATTTCCCATGTGGCACAACACTCTTCAATATTTATAAAGAAACAAAAAGTAAAAAATGGACACTTTTATCCTTTGCAATCCCAACAGCAATTGCAATTGGTGTAACTTTTGTAATTGCCCAGCTTGTTTACTTTTTTAATCTCGTGTGA
- a CDS encoding FeoB small GTPase domain-containing protein, with protein sequence MNNYRIALAGNPNTGKSTLFNTLTGMRQHTGNWTGKTVAKAEGEYEFNHKTYTIIDLPGTYSLYSNSTDEEVARDYIIFDKPDVTVVVIDATSMERNLNLALQVMEMTEKVVVCINLIDEAKKKGITIDENKLARKLGVPVVKISARNKLGISKLQAAIEAVAAGEIITTPYQVRYNAEIESMVSALQPEVEQLLGSQYPSRWIALRLLDGDTGFLKALQARGYNKREEVRIPCKETTSVHSTL encoded by the coding sequence ATGAATAACTATCGAATTGCATTAGCGGGAAATCCTAATACAGGGAAAAGTACATTGTTCAATACCCTAACAGGAATGCGTCAGCATACAGGAAATTGGACTGGTAAAACCGTGGCAAAAGCTGAAGGAGAATATGAATTTAATCACAAAACCTATACCATTATTGATTTACCAGGCACGTACTCTCTCTATTCTAATTCTACAGACGAAGAAGTAGCACGAGATTACATCATTTTTGATAAACCTGATGTCACAGTAGTCGTAATAGATGCTACTTCAATGGAAAGAAACCTGAACCTGGCATTGCAGGTTATGGAAATGACAGAAAAAGTTGTTGTTTGCATCAACTTGATTGATGAGGCAAAGAAAAAAGGAATTACTATAGATGAGAACAAACTAGCAAGAAAACTGGGTGTTCCGGTGGTTAAAATTTCTGCTCGCAACAAATTAGGTATTTCCAAACTTCAGGCTGCCATTGAAGCTGTCGCTGCAGGAGAAATTATAACTACTCCTTACCAAGTGCGATATAATGCTGAAATTGAGTCGATGGTAAGTGCGCTGCAGCCGGAAGTTGAACAATTATTAGGATCACAATATCCATCAAGATGGATTGCTTTACGGTTATTGGATGGCGATACAGGTTTTCTAAAAGCACTACAGGCAAGAGGATATAATAAGAGAGAGGAGGTACGTATACCATGCAAAGAAACCACATCGGTTCATTCGACTCTATAG
- a CDS encoding FeoA family protein has protein sequence MFMKHIKPLSDFQMGEIVLIEAIELEGTMKRRLLDLGFIPGGVVKVLQKSPLGDPVAYQVSNTTIALRKQESTCIMASLTEGDNDE, from the coding sequence ATTTTTATGAAACACATCAAACCACTCTCCGATTTTCAAATGGGAGAGATAGTATTAATAGAAGCAATTGAATTAGAAGGAACCATGAAGCGTCGCTTGCTAGATCTTGGCTTTATTCCAGGAGGAGTAGTCAAAGTATTACAAAAAAGTCCATTAGGAGATCCTGTTGCCTATCAAGTAAGCAATACCACCATTGCTCTTCGCAAGCAAGAAAGTACCTGCATCATGGCTAGTTTAACGGAAGGTGATAACGATGAATAA
- a CDS encoding phosphate ABC transporter substrate-binding protein PstS family protein, with the protein MIKKGFKFTLAAFMITGALAACGKSEDTATDTNKEPKQELSGTISAAGSTALQPLAEEAAAAFMGENPNVSITVQGGGSGTGINQVASGAVQIGNSDIPAAEKLDAEKAKELVDNKVAGIAFGIVVNKDVTVTNLTLQQIQDIFSGKVTNWKEVGGKDEKINVINRPASSGTRATFEKTILKGTKANDAIGTTQDSNGAVEQAINSTPGSVSYLAMSYMVGDKKGALKTVKIENASPTTADIAAGKYPFWAYQYMVTKGEAKDAVKSYIDFIKGKDFEKTVEEMGYIPMTKLNK; encoded by the coding sequence ATGATTAAAAAAGGTTTCAAATTCACTCTTGCTGCATTTATGATTACAGGAGCGCTTGCTGCTTGTGGTAAGTCAGAAGACACAGCAACTGACACAAACAAAGAACCTAAGCAAGAACTTTCTGGTACAATCTCTGCTGCTGGATCTACAGCGCTACAACCGCTTGCTGAAGAAGCTGCAGCTGCATTTATGGGTGAAAATCCTAACGTTTCTATCACAGTACAAGGTGGCGGAAGTGGTACTGGTATTAACCAGGTAGCTTCAGGTGCTGTTCAAATCGGTAACTCTGATATTCCTGCTGCTGAAAAATTAGACGCTGAAAAAGCAAAAGAGCTTGTTGATAATAAAGTTGCTGGTATCGCATTTGGTATAGTAGTAAACAAAGATGTGACAGTAACGAACTTAACTTTGCAACAAATTCAAGATATCTTTTCCGGTAAAGTAACAAACTGGAAAGAAGTTGGTGGTAAAGATGAAAAAATTAACGTAATCAACCGTCCTGCTTCTTCTGGTACACGTGCAACTTTCGAGAAAACAATCTTAAAAGGTACAAAAGCTAACGATGCGATTGGTACAACGCAAGATTCTAATGGTGCTGTTGAGCAAGCGATTAACTCGACTCCTGGTTCTGTAAGCTATCTTGCAATGTCTTACATGGTAGGCGATAAAAAAGGCGCTTTAAAAACAGTTAAAATTGAAAATGCTAGCCCAACAACTGCTGATATCGCTGCTGGTAAGTATCCGTTCTGGGCATACCAATACATGGTAACAAAAGGCGAAGCGAAAGATGCTGTTAAGAGCTACATCGATTTCATTAAAGGTAAAGATTTCGAAAAAACTGTAGAAGAAATGGGTTACATCCCAATGACGAAATTAAACAAATAA
- the pstC gene encoding phosphate ABC transporter permease subunit PstC, with protein sequence MKGKKQINYVKSEYIGRTLVTACGFLIVLTTLAIIAFICGKGIQSFTQSGVSVVEMLTSTKWSPNGDEPAFGALIFIVGSTLVSLGAVLISAPIAIALAVFMNLISPKFGNRVLKPVLELLVGIPSVVYGLLGVTILVPLLRNAYGGVGFSLIAGIVVLSIMILPTIASIASDSIRAVPFEYLEASYGLGSTKWQAISRVIVPAAKTGIMTGIVLGLARAFGEALAVQMVIGNTVKLPESLYSPTSTLTGILTMDMSNTLNGTAWNNALWTLAMILLVISFLFIIVIRAIGQRGDR encoded by the coding sequence ATGAAGGGGAAGAAACAAATAAACTACGTAAAAAGTGAGTATATAGGAAGGACGCTTGTAACAGCTTGCGGCTTTTTAATCGTACTTACAACCTTGGCTATTATCGCATTTATTTGCGGAAAGGGAATTCAATCTTTTACACAAAGTGGCGTTTCTGTCGTTGAAATGCTTACATCGACTAAATGGTCTCCTAACGGTGATGAACCGGCATTCGGTGCTCTTATTTTTATTGTGGGTTCTACTTTGGTATCTTTAGGAGCAGTTTTAATTAGTGCTCCTATCGCTATCGCTCTTGCAGTTTTCATGAATTTAATTTCACCTAAGTTTGGTAATAGAGTATTAAAACCAGTTCTTGAACTTTTGGTGGGTATTCCTTCTGTTGTATATGGTTTGTTAGGTGTTACTATTTTGGTCCCTCTGCTACGCAATGCTTATGGAGGAGTAGGGTTTAGTTTAATTGCAGGTATTGTGGTGCTTAGCATTATGATTTTGCCAACTATTGCAAGTATTGCTTCTGATTCCATCCGCGCTGTGCCTTTTGAATATTTAGAGGCTTCTTACGGACTGGGTTCAACCAAATGGCAAGCAATTAGTCGTGTTATTGTACCGGCAGCTAAAACTGGTATTATGACAGGTATCGTTTTAGGTCTTGCTCGTGCGTTCGGTGAAGCTTTAGCAGTACAAATGGTAATTGGTAATACAGTTAAACTACCTGAAAGTTTATATAGTCCTACATCTACACTAACAGGTATTTTGACGATGGATATGTCTAATACGCTAAATGGTACTGCTTGGAACAATGCGCTATGGACACTGGCAATGATCCTGCTTGTAATTTCATTCCTATTCATCATTGTAATTAGAGCAATTGGGCAAAGAGGTGACCGTTAA
- the pstA gene encoding phosphate ABC transporter permease PstA, whose protein sequence is MNARTVNSIWTAVFYAIAGLIVALLLFLVYEIIAKGWGFWDMDFLTGRPSNTRPGGGIGPQLYNSFYMLFLTLIISVPLGLGAGIYLAEYAKKGRFLNFVRLCIETMASLPSIVVGLFGLLVFVTLTGWGYTLIGGALALTILNLPGLTRVCENAITEVPANVKEASLGLGATKWQTLVRVSIPSALPQIITGIILAAGRIFGEAAALIYTAGLTTPFLNAAADLSSPMHPLNPFRPAETLAVHIWKLNSEGIVPDAKLIATKSAAILIIMVLVFNVIARLGASVLHKYLSGTKGRKRKTKIA, encoded by the coding sequence ATGAATGCAAGAACAGTAAATAGTATATGGACTGCAGTTTTTTATGCAATTGCTGGACTTATTGTAGCTTTGCTGCTTTTCTTAGTATATGAAATCATAGCAAAAGGTTGGGGCTTTTGGGATATGGATTTCCTAACTGGTCGCCCAAGTAATACAAGACCGGGAGGCGGAATTGGTCCTCAATTGTACAACTCTTTCTATATGTTATTCTTAACATTAATTATTTCAGTACCGCTAGGCTTAGGTGCTGGTATCTATTTAGCGGAGTATGCAAAAAAAGGAAGATTTTTAAATTTTGTTCGCTTATGTATTGAAACAATGGCTTCTCTTCCTTCTATTGTTGTTGGTTTATTCGGTTTATTAGTGTTTGTTACTCTGACAGGCTGGGGTTATACGCTCATTGGTGGAGCATTGGCCTTAACAATTCTAAATTTGCCGGGCTTAACACGTGTATGTGAGAATGCCATTACAGAAGTTCCTGCAAATGTAAAAGAAGCAAGTCTTGGTCTTGGGGCTACAAAGTGGCAAACATTAGTAAGAGTAAGTATTCCTTCTGCTTTGCCGCAAATTATTACAGGTATCATTCTGGCTGCCGGAAGAATTTTTGGTGAAGCAGCAGCGTTAATTTATACGGCGGGTCTTACAACTCCATTTTTAAATGCAGCAGCTGACTTATCGAGCCCTATGCATCCGCTGAATCCATTTCGTCCTGCGGAAACTTTAGCAGTTCACATTTGGAAGTTGAATTCAGAAGGAATTGTACCGGATGCCAAATTGATTGCCACAAAATCAGCAGCAATCCTTATCATTATGGTTCTTGTGTTTAACGTAATAGCTCGTTTAGGTGCTAGTGTACTACACAAGTATCTATCAGGTACAAAGGGGCGTAAACGTAAAACAAAAATAGCATAA
- a CDS encoding GNAT family N-acetyltransferase, producing MIRTIKETDAKAFLELCQTIDKETPNMLYEEGERVLTLEEQKEMIKHYLQQPNSTILVAEKDRKLLGYITATGETANRTKHTASISVGVLQASAGMGLGTRLFEKLEKWAKQAGIIRLELSVLSSNIPAIRLYRKMGFKIEGAKKGACMMDGVLYDDFFMSKLLKSTRYVKRHKQRQFSTY from the coding sequence ATGATTAGAACTATTAAAGAAACTGATGCAAAAGCATTTTTAGAGCTTTGTCAAACTATTGATAAAGAAACCCCCAATATGCTCTACGAAGAAGGAGAGCGTGTTTTGACTCTAGAAGAACAAAAAGAAATGATTAAACACTATTTGCAGCAGCCAAACTCAACAATATTAGTTGCAGAGAAGGACAGAAAACTACTTGGTTATATCACAGCGACAGGTGAAACAGCAAATCGCACAAAGCATACTGCATCTATTTCAGTGGGTGTTCTACAAGCTTCAGCAGGCATGGGCTTAGGAACCCGACTATTTGAAAAGCTTGAAAAATGGGCAAAGCAAGCCGGCATTATCCGACTTGAGCTTTCTGTGTTATCAAGTAATATTCCAGCAATACGATTATATAGGAAGATGGGATTTAAAATTGAAGGTGCAAAAAAAGGTGCATGTATGATGGACGGTGTTTTGTATGATGACTTTTTCATGTCTAAACTACTAAAATCTACACGCTATGTAAAAAGACATAAACAACGACAATTTTCTACTTATTAA
- a CDS encoding penicillin acylase family protein, giving the protein MEQLLVEKRVKTRRWKRLLAITLVFLISIAGVAYTAGTLYIKRSLPQVSGVIAIDGLQGQVRIIRDATGVPHIKANSLQDLYMAQGYITAQDRLFQMDLSRRQASGRLSEVIGEATIERDKFFRTFGLRRAAELSYDSYSKEAKDVLKWYANGVNAFIMGAKKKNRLPIEFTLLRYEPELWTPIDSLAIGKYMAFDLGGHWQGQAFRYHLLKTVSTEKALELFPAYPDDAPAIISAIEETSLDISNRFVQAVIPNPFNGSNNWVVSGSKTKSGKPMLADDPHLSLGTPAIWYQTKLSGPGVNVSGVIFAGIPGIILGHNDFIAWGVTNVGPDVQDLYMEKRNPVNDKEFLFNNVWEPAKVIKEPIAVKGKEPIAFEVLETRHGPIISDFAHDQDKETALALKWTALEPSTELEAVLRMNVAKDWESFKDALTYFHTPAQNFVFASKDGTIAYRANGKIPIRKQGDGSLPVPGWTDEYEWTGFIPWDDLPTIVNPTEGFIATANNKVIHQYSYHITNSWAQPYREMRIKEVLYEKNNITPQDMMELQMDQINLQAREFVPVFLSKLEGIQLSEKQREALAVLKKWNYKDDRNLSAPLIFNLWMKEISVVLFEKDISSNVIKLFEDKAQVTDTLIRKAAAGERSLWIEEMGGLQEVLSTSLQRTLTKIEKQQGKNMKNWTWGTFHRVAFSHPLSSVGPLSYIFNSQSPIPLSGSRVTVQAAGWDEETGIVNHGAPWRFVIDTSNMDKGYHIVGPGQSGHVKSEWYQNQLENWVNGVYHVTTLKQPSGKELTLVPIIKKQMNKN; this is encoded by the coding sequence ATGGAACAACTATTAGTGGAAAAGCGGGTGAAGACGCGAAGGTGGAAAAGACTCTTAGCTATCACATTAGTCTTTCTCATCTCTATTGCAGGTGTTGCTTATACAGCAGGTACATTGTATATAAAACGAAGTCTTCCACAAGTTTCTGGTGTAATTGCCATAGATGGACTTCAAGGGCAAGTGAGAATTATAAGAGATGCAACTGGTGTACCACATATTAAAGCAAATAGTTTACAAGACTTATATATGGCTCAGGGATACATTACTGCACAAGATCGTTTATTTCAAATGGATTTAAGTCGCAGACAAGCATCTGGGCGACTAAGCGAAGTTATTGGTGAAGCAACTATAGAGAGAGATAAGTTTTTTCGTACATTTGGTTTAAGAAGAGCAGCGGAATTATCATACGATTCTTATTCTAAAGAAGCAAAAGATGTATTAAAGTGGTATGCTAACGGTGTAAATGCATTTATTATGGGGGCTAAAAAGAAAAATAGACTTCCAATCGAATTCACGTTGCTTAGGTATGAGCCTGAACTTTGGACACCTATTGACTCCTTGGCGATTGGTAAATACATGGCATTTGATTTAGGTGGACATTGGCAAGGGCAAGCTTTTCGATATCACCTTTTGAAAACTGTATCAACAGAAAAGGCATTAGAGTTATTCCCTGCATATCCAGACGATGCACCGGCAATCATCTCAGCTATTGAAGAAACCTCCTTGGATATATCCAATCGCTTTGTTCAGGCAGTAATTCCTAACCCTTTTAATGGTAGTAATAATTGGGTTGTAAGCGGATCTAAAACTAAGTCTGGCAAACCAATGCTTGCGGATGATCCTCACCTTTCTTTAGGAACACCTGCTATCTGGTACCAAACAAAACTGAGTGGACCAGGTGTGAATGTAAGCGGCGTTATATTCGCTGGCATTCCCGGTATTATTCTCGGGCATAACGATTTTATTGCTTGGGGCGTTACCAATGTTGGACCAGATGTACAGGATCTTTATATGGAAAAAAGAAACCCTGTCAATGACAAGGAATTTTTATTTAATAATGTATGGGAGCCAGCAAAGGTTATAAAAGAACCGATTGCAGTAAAAGGAAAAGAACCAATTGCTTTTGAAGTATTAGAAACACGACATGGTCCCATTATTTCTGACTTTGCACACGATCAGGATAAAGAAACGGCATTGGCATTAAAATGGACAGCTCTTGAACCTTCTACAGAGCTGGAAGCTGTTTTGCGTATGAATGTTGCAAAAGATTGGGAGAGTTTTAAAGATGCGCTTACTTATTTTCATACACCGGCGCAGAATTTTGTGTTTGCATCAAAAGATGGAACGATTGCATATCGAGCAAATGGTAAAATTCCTATTCGAAAGCAAGGGGATGGTTCACTACCTGTTCCTGGGTGGACGGATGAATACGAATGGACTGGATTTATCCCTTGGGATGATCTACCTACTATAGTCAATCCCACAGAAGGATTTATCGCTACAGCTAACAACAAAGTGATTCATCAATATTCCTATCATATTACTAATTCATGGGCACAGCCGTACCGAGAAATGCGAATTAAGGAAGTTTTATATGAGAAAAACAATATAACCCCGCAGGATATGATGGAGCTACAAATGGATCAGATAAACTTGCAAGCACGTGAATTTGTTCCGGTATTTTTATCAAAACTAGAGGGAATACAATTGAGTGAGAAGCAACGTGAGGCGTTAGCTGTATTAAAGAAATGGAATTATAAAGATGACCGTAATTTGTCTGCCCCGCTTATCTTTAACTTATGGATGAAGGAAATTAGTGTAGTGCTGTTTGAAAAAGATATATCAAGTAATGTAATAAAGCTATTTGAAGATAAGGCGCAAGTGACAGATACATTAATTCGTAAAGCTGCAGCAGGTGAGCGAAGTTTATGGATTGAAGAAATGGGTGGTTTACAAGAGGTGCTATCTACTTCCTTACAAAGAACACTTACAAAAATTGAAAAACAGCAAGGGAAGAATATGAAAAATTGGACGTGGGGCACATTTCACCGTGTGGCGTTCTCACATCCGTTAAGTAGTGTAGGACCGCTGTCTTACATTTTCAATTCGCAATCTCCTATACCTTTAAGTGGTAGCCGTGTAACTGTGCAAGCAGCTGGTTGGGATGAAGAGACGGGTATTGTCAACCATGGCGCCCCATGGAGGTTTGTAATAGATACGTCTAATATGGATAAAGGGTATCATATTGTAGGACCAGGTCAGTCAGGTCATGTAAAAAGTGAATGGTATCAAAATCAATTAGAAAATTGGGTAAATGGTGTGTATCATGTAACTACTCTGAAGCAGCCGTCCGGAAAAGAGCTCACACTAGTCCCGATAATAAAAAAGCAAATGAATAAGAATTAA
- a CDS encoding DUF3965 domain-containing protein, whose translation MLPNWSLVTERFAHPQNFTELLSLLMPQEVDENGEKSKVILWKKKEFYKQNHIRSLISYALQMIEQLPRFHKDEIPVILRVVRLYQEIEEYEAGYELMKSQGLERFVYTALTHSSWDIVTELAAWNYLVLKSKSVGLQDPDYDIWGRIKYKFSSWKNYEPFFSAKEVIMFVLLFIPREKKALNEHIMEAAWICNHYIDCVASHRLFSFYEARIKQWQKYGVDHRAVTCHRIILAQLSDIFSIADYDSPFEFVSECRELMLYADYEFLCNYRDIVATFLSYIPFFNLMQVPRQVTYFEQLLTICRADEKKEEFMRYFVFSQFAHNFLSFIAPFIRNKCYGTIHDMLFYWCTEEERLRLEKSYNLQKLYEMYACG comes from the coding sequence ATGTTGCCAAATTGGAGTTTAGTTACTGAACGATTTGCTCATCCACAAAATTTTACAGAATTACTCTCTCTGCTCATGCCACAAGAAGTGGACGAAAATGGAGAGAAAAGTAAAGTTATATTATGGAAGAAAAAAGAATTTTATAAACAGAATCACATAAGGTCATTAATTTCGTATGCACTACAAATGATAGAACAGCTACCAAGATTTCATAAGGATGAAATTCCTGTGATATTACGAGTTGTACGCTTATATCAGGAAATTGAAGAGTATGAAGCAGGCTATGAACTGATGAAGAGTCAAGGTTTAGAGCGTTTTGTATATACGGCGTTAACGCATAGCTCATGGGATATTGTAACAGAGTTGGCAGCTTGGAATTATCTCGTTTTAAAATCAAAATCAGTAGGTTTACAAGATCCAGATTATGATATATGGGGACGTATAAAATATAAATTTAGTAGTTGGAAAAACTACGAACCCTTTTTTTCTGCTAAAGAGGTTATTATGTTTGTGTTATTGTTTATACCTAGAGAAAAGAAAGCATTAAATGAGCATATCATGGAAGCTGCTTGGATTTGTAATCATTATATAGATTGTGTTGCTAGTCATAGATTGTTTTCTTTCTATGAAGCACGCATTAAGCAATGGCAAAAATATGGTGTAGATCATAGAGCTGTTACCTGTCACCGTATAATTCTGGCACAATTATCAGATATATTTTCAATAGCTGACTATGATTCTCCGTTTGAGTTTGTAAGCGAATGTCGTGAACTTATGTTATATGCAGACTATGAATTTTTATGTAATTATCGTGATATAGTCGCTACTTTCCTATCTTATATTCCTTTCTTTAACTTAATGCAAGTTCCAAGGCAAGTTACATACTTTGAACAATTACTTACAATTTGCAGGGCGGATGAGAAGAAAGAAGAATTTATGAGATACTTTGTTTTTTCACAGTTTGCTCATAATTTCCTTTCATTTATAGCACCATTCATCAGAAATAAATGTTATGGAACCATTCATGATATGTTGTTCTATTGGTGTACGGAGGAAGAGCGTTTGCGATTAGAAAAAAGTTATAATTTACAAAAGTTATACGAGATGTACGCATGTGGCTAA
- a CDS encoding SH3 domain-containing protein: protein MNAKAIAFSAVALASIPFIADSAEASTTKTGIVQAMSLNVRSQPSTSSTILGSLPRNSSVSITGEQGNWYQIVHNNRTAFVHKSYITLQNTAVPSKSNQYMVNATSLNVRTGPSTGASIIGSLINGKLVEVLSEENGWYKISYNTQTAYVKKEFLSVVSGSEVKGITDPGEVKAITPSPYYVTVSGLRVRTGPGTSYAIQSVLGNAQKVTVVGEVNGWYKITYGNAVGFVSKNYVQPAGSSAIQTSAFIFPASAGYVSSKFGMRWGSMHYGVDLAASGNVQIFAAADGKVSRSYYSSSYGNVVFVKHTINGQLYTTVYAHLKSRSVKEGDTVKSGQILGYMGNTGNSFGQHLHFELHKGEWNISKTNAIDPLPYIQR from the coding sequence ATGAATGCAAAAGCAATAGCTTTTTCAGCTGTAGCATTAGCAAGTATCCCTTTTATTGCGGATTCAGCTGAAGCAAGCACCACAAAAACAGGAATTGTTCAGGCAATGTCTTTAAATGTCAGAAGTCAACCTTCAACAAGCTCCACCATCCTAGGCTCACTACCTCGTAATAGTTCTGTTTCTATTACAGGGGAGCAAGGGAATTGGTATCAAATTGTTCATAACAACAGGACCGCTTTTGTACATAAATCTTATATCACTTTACAAAATACAGCTGTGCCTTCAAAGTCGAATCAATATATGGTGAACGCAACTTCTTTAAATGTTCGCACAGGTCCAAGTACTGGCGCTTCTATTATCGGTTCTCTCATAAACGGAAAATTAGTAGAAGTTCTATCAGAAGAAAATGGCTGGTATAAAATCTCGTACAACACCCAAACGGCTTATGTTAAAAAAGAGTTTCTATCTGTCGTATCCGGTTCAGAAGTCAAAGGCATTACTGACCCTGGAGAAGTAAAAGCCATCACTCCTTCACCTTACTATGTAACAGTGTCAGGGCTAAGAGTCCGCACTGGCCCAGGAACGTCCTATGCAATTCAAAGCGTATTAGGAAACGCTCAGAAGGTTACCGTCGTCGGAGAAGTAAATGGTTGGTATAAAATTACCTATGGTAACGCGGTTGGATTTGTATCAAAAAATTATGTACAACCTGCTGGTTCTTCAGCAATACAGACAAGTGCTTTTATTTTCCCGGCATCAGCAGGCTATGTATCTTCTAAATTTGGTATGCGTTGGGGCAGCATGCATTACGGCGTAGATTTAGCAGCCTCAGGAAATGTACAAATTTTTGCAGCTGCCGATGGAAAAGTGAGTCGATCTTATTATTCTTCCAGCTACGGAAATGTAGTGTTTGTAAAACATACAATCAACGGTCAGTTATATACCACTGTATATGCTCACTTAAAAAGTCGATCTGTAAAAGAGGGAGACACTGTAAAATCCGGCCAAATACTAGGTTATATGGGGAACACCGGAAATTCTTTCGGACAACACCTTCACTTTGAATTACATAAGGGAGAATGGAACATTTCTAAAACAAATGCCATTGATCCGCTACCTTATATACAACGATAA